A single Marinobacter sp. es.042 DNA region contains:
- a CDS encoding PilN domain-containing protein translates to MIQQVNLYTDELRPRKERLQAGMAVGVLLVGLLLVVFVAGFLTYENSVMANKASRLDQQNQQLEQAVAELSAAVQARQPDAEVEDALNRVTQTLARRQRLLERVESLVLSEGRNFSPQLSALARQIPKDVWLTDVILESGSDKVTIEGRTRDGALVPRYLENLGDEAAFAGKTFGVFRLSRSDEGRWIDFHMSSERDGEAN, encoded by the coding sequence ATGATCCAGCAGGTCAATCTGTATACAGACGAGCTTCGCCCGCGTAAGGAAAGACTCCAGGCGGGGATGGCGGTTGGTGTTCTGCTAGTGGGGTTGCTGCTGGTGGTGTTCGTGGCCGGTTTCCTGACTTACGAGAACTCCGTGATGGCCAACAAGGCCTCGCGTCTGGACCAGCAGAATCAGCAGCTTGAGCAGGCCGTGGCGGAGCTTTCAGCGGCAGTTCAAGCTCGCCAGCCGGATGCGGAAGTGGAGGACGCTCTGAACCGTGTAACTCAGACCCTTGCCCGTCGCCAGCGTTTGCTGGAGCGGGTGGAGAGTCTTGTGCTTTCGGAAGGCCGCAATTTTTCGCCGCAATTGTCAGCTCTGGCCCGGCAGATCCCGAAAGACGTCTGGCTAACCGACGTTATTCTCGAGTCGGGCTCGGACAAAGTCACCATTGAGGGGCGCACCCGTGATGGCGCTCTGGTGCCCCGATACCTTGAAAATCTGGGCGACGAGGCGGCCTTTGCCGGAAAAACTTTTGGTGTGTTCCGGTTGTCACGGTCGGACGAGGGCCGCTGGATCGATTTTCATATGTCCAGTGAACGCGACGGGGAGGCCAACTGA
- a CDS encoding GspE/PulE family protein, whose protein sequence is MTTEPKKKVRLGDLLVQNDVITEQQLMTALREQKSTGRKLGKTLTDLGYVDEDSLLNILSRQLDVPFVQLRHYQFNNELVKKLPEAMARRFRSIVLAEHGGELLVGMADPLDIFAYDELVRILKQPIKQAVVRESELLNTLDLVYRRTDEIASLAEELEDELGDDAFDLADLSAESESAEAPVVKLLQTLFEDAVQARSSDIHIEPDETVVRIRQRVDGVLQEQVMKEKRVNAALVLRLKLMAGLNISEKRMPQDGRFNVRVKGRSIDVRVSTMPVQYGESVVMRLLDQSQGMLNLDGTGMPAQLLERFRRMIKKPHGMILVTGPTGSGKTTTLYGALTELNRPEVKIITAEDPVEYRLPRITQVQVNPKIGLEFANVLRAALRQDPDVILVGEMRDRETVEIGLRAAMTGHLVLSTLHTNDSISSAMRLIDMGAEPFLVASSLLGVVAQRLVRRVCENCAEAYRPTEQELVWLRSFDLDPLDLEAGFVHGRGCYQCSNTGYKGRVGVYEMLEMNEAMLDALRRQDVSEFTKAARLSPLYRPLGQCAMDFALQGKTTLEEVARVAATSEGEFSPEDDIPLPDEPIGGDA, encoded by the coding sequence ATGACGACAGAGCCAAAAAAGAAAGTCCGGTTAGGCGACCTGCTGGTTCAGAATGACGTTATCACTGAGCAGCAGCTGATGACGGCCCTGCGCGAGCAGAAAAGCACCGGTCGCAAGCTTGGCAAGACGCTGACGGATCTTGGCTATGTGGACGAAGACAGCCTGCTCAATATCCTGTCCCGTCAGCTCGATGTACCTTTTGTTCAGCTTCGTCACTACCAGTTCAACAATGAGCTGGTAAAAAAGCTCCCGGAAGCCATGGCCCGTCGGTTCCGCAGTATCGTGCTGGCTGAGCATGGTGGCGAATTGCTCGTGGGCATGGCGGACCCTCTGGATATCTTTGCCTACGATGAGCTGGTCCGCATTCTGAAGCAGCCCATCAAACAGGCCGTGGTGCGGGAAAGCGAGCTACTAAACACCCTGGACCTGGTGTACCGGCGTACCGATGAGATTGCGTCGCTGGCGGAAGAGCTGGAAGACGAACTGGGCGACGATGCCTTCGACCTGGCGGATCTCTCCGCCGAATCCGAAAGCGCTGAAGCGCCGGTGGTCAAACTGCTGCAAACGCTGTTCGAGGATGCTGTTCAGGCGCGCAGTTCTGACATCCACATCGAGCCGGACGAGACTGTGGTCCGCATCCGGCAGCGGGTGGATGGTGTGCTGCAGGAACAGGTGATGAAGGAAAAGCGGGTTAATGCCGCCCTGGTATTGCGCCTGAAGCTGATGGCAGGCCTGAACATCTCCGAGAAGCGGATGCCCCAGGACGGGCGTTTTAACGTCCGGGTGAAGGGCCGCAGTATCGACGTGCGGGTCTCCACCATGCCCGTTCAGTACGGCGAATCTGTGGTGATGCGTTTGCTGGACCAGAGCCAGGGCATGTTGAACCTCGACGGAACGGGGATGCCAGCCCAGTTGCTGGAACGGTTCCGCCGGATGATCAAAAAACCCCACGGGATGATCCTGGTAACCGGTCCCACCGGTAGCGGTAAAACGACGACGCTCTATGGCGCTTTGACCGAGCTCAACCGCCCGGAAGTGAAAATCATCACTGCCGAGGATCCGGTGGAATACCGTCTTCCCCGGATTACCCAGGTACAGGTGAACCCGAAAATCGGCCTGGAATTCGCCAATGTTCTCCGGGCCGCCTTGCGTCAGGATCCCGACGTGATCCTGGTGGGCGAGATGCGGGATCGCGAGACCGTGGAAATCGGCCTGCGGGCAGCCATGACTGGCCATCTGGTGCTCTCCACCCTGCACACCAACGACTCCATCAGCAGCGCCATGCGGCTGATCGATATGGGCGCGGAACCCTTTCTGGTGGCCAGCTCCCTGCTTGGTGTTGTCGCCCAGCGCTTGGTGCGGCGGGTCTGTGAAAACTGTGCCGAGGCCTACAGGCCCACGGAACAGGAACTGGTCTGGCTGCGCAGCTTCGATCTGGATCCCCTGGATCTGGAGGCAGGTTTCGTTCATGGCCGTGGCTGCTACCAGTGCAGCAATACCGGCTACAAGGGCCGGGTCGGCGTTTACGAGATGCTGGAAATGAACGAGGCGATGCTGGATGCCCTTCGGCGCCAGGATGTCTCCGAATTCACCAAAGCGGCCCGCCTGAGCCCCCTGTACCGGCCGCTGGGGCAGTGCGCCATGGACTTTGCACTGCAGGGCAAGACGACACTGGAAGAGGTGGCGCGGGTGGCCGCCACATCCGAGGGCGAGTTCTCGCCTGAGGATGACATTCCCCTGCCGGATGAACCGATCGGGGGAGACGCCTGA
- a CDS encoding ExeA family protein yields MYESHFGLQEAPFALTPNTRYFLRAPSHGDALELLLVALKEREGFIKISGEVGTGKTLLCRLLLNELEQVAHTAYIPNPQLTPDTLYEAVAEELGVDMSGCANAHQVLKAINEKLIAHAMEQKPVVLVIDEAQAMPEETIEALRLLTNLETESVRLLQVVLFGQPELDVLLKKQSLRQLNQRITFHYCLAPLDRNSVAQYLRHRLAQAGYNGADLFAPGALRLITRASGGIPRLVNILAHKSMLAAWGRGDRLIERGHAMQAIRDTESVRVPGLIGRWL; encoded by the coding sequence ATGTACGAATCCCACTTCGGACTGCAGGAAGCACCGTTCGCATTGACGCCGAATACCCGCTATTTTCTGCGGGCGCCCAGCCATGGCGATGCGCTGGAACTGTTGTTGGTGGCTCTGAAAGAGCGAGAAGGCTTCATCAAGATCTCCGGAGAAGTGGGCACAGGTAAAACCCTGTTGTGCCGGCTCTTGCTCAACGAGCTCGAGCAGGTTGCGCACACCGCCTACATCCCGAACCCACAACTTACTCCGGATACCCTGTACGAAGCCGTGGCCGAGGAGTTGGGGGTGGATATGTCTGGCTGCGCCAATGCGCACCAGGTTCTCAAGGCCATCAACGAAAAGTTGATCGCTCATGCCATGGAGCAGAAGCCGGTCGTGTTGGTGATTGACGAGGCCCAGGCCATGCCGGAGGAAACCATCGAGGCGTTGCGTCTGTTAACGAACCTGGAAACCGAGAGTGTCCGGCTGCTTCAGGTGGTTCTGTTTGGCCAGCCGGAACTTGATGTACTGCTAAAAAAGCAGAGCCTGCGCCAACTGAATCAACGCATCACCTTTCACTACTGCCTGGCGCCACTGGACCGGAACTCGGTTGCCCAGTATCTGCGTCATCGCCTGGCGCAGGCCGGCTATAACGGCGCTGATCTTTTTGCGCCGGGTGCGCTTCGTCTGATTACCCGGGCTTCCGGTGGTATTCCGAGGCTGGTTAATATTCTTGCCCACAAGTCCATGTTGGCGGCCTGGGGCCGGGGCGACCGCCTCATTGAGCGGGGCCATGCCATGCAGGCCATTCGCGACACGGAAAGCGTGCGGGTGCCGGGTCTGATCGGGAGGTGGTTATGA
- a CDS encoding type II secretion system F family protein, with protein MQFSYRGKDDRGGVQQGFLGAPNADAAATELMRRGITPLAIREVQETESVIDRLNSLPIFRKKVTLDELIVFCRQMHALTKAGIPLIRTMRGLAETTRSPVLAEVLEDVTTRLEGGTTMATAMQAHPKVFSELFIAMIHVGENTGMLDDAFRRLSEILELERDTKRRLKQAMRYPMFVIIALLSALMVVNFLVIPKFASVFNKLGADLPFLTQVLVGTSNFLLAYWYVMLFAVAAGGLLLRQWKQTEQGRLTWDRYKLKLPIIGPLLELITLSRFSRNFATMLSAGMPVTTALTVVADTTDNAWISSHIKEMRAGIERGESLLRTARHSEMFTPLILQMIAVGEETGSVDDMLNNVADFYDEDVDYGLKRLAESIEPILIVAMGILVLILALGVFLPIWDLGAAAMGRG; from the coding sequence ATGCAGTTCAGCTACCGGGGCAAGGATGATCGTGGCGGTGTCCAGCAGGGTTTTCTGGGCGCTCCGAATGCCGATGCCGCTGCCACCGAACTGATGCGCCGGGGTATTACTCCGCTCGCTATCCGGGAGGTGCAGGAAACGGAATCGGTCATTGATCGATTGAACAGCCTGCCGATCTTCCGGAAAAAGGTCACCCTTGATGAATTGATTGTGTTCTGCCGCCAGATGCATGCGCTGACCAAGGCTGGCATCCCCCTGATCCGAACCATGCGTGGCCTGGCAGAGACCACGCGTTCGCCGGTGTTGGCGGAAGTGCTTGAGGATGTGACCACACGTCTTGAAGGCGGCACCACAATGGCGACGGCCATGCAGGCGCATCCCAAAGTCTTCTCGGAGCTGTTCATTGCCATGATCCACGTAGGCGAGAACACCGGGATGCTGGACGACGCTTTCCGGCGCCTGTCAGAGATTCTAGAGCTGGAGCGGGATACCAAGCGGCGCCTGAAGCAGGCCATGCGTTATCCGATGTTCGTCATCATTGCGCTGTTATCGGCGCTGATGGTCGTGAACTTTCTGGTTATCCCGAAATTCGCGTCGGTGTTCAACAAGCTGGGGGCGGACTTGCCGTTCCTTACCCAGGTATTGGTTGGCACCTCCAATTTTCTCCTGGCCTACTGGTACGTGATGCTGTTTGCGGTTGCCGCTGGCGGACTGCTGCTGCGTCAGTGGAAACAAACCGAACAGGGACGGCTGACCTGGGATCGTTACAAACTCAAGCTGCCGATTATCGGACCGCTGCTGGAACTGATCACGCTCAGCCGGTTTTCGAGGAACTTTGCCACCATGCTGTCCGCGGGTATGCCCGTGACAACCGCGTTAACCGTGGTGGCAGACACAACCGATAATGCGTGGATCTCGAGCCACATCAAGGAGATGCGGGCCGGCATCGAACGAGGCGAAAGCCTGCTCCGAACCGCCCGGCACAGTGAAATGTTCACGCCGCTGATTCTTCAGATGATTGCTGTGGGTGAGGAAACCGGTTCTGTGGACGACATGCTGAACAACGTGGCGGATTTTTACGATGAGGATGTCGACTACGGCCTCAAGCGGCTGGCGGAGTCGATTGAGCCAATATTGATTGTGGCCATGGGCATTCTGGTTTTGATTCTGGCACTGGGTGTGTTTCTCCCGATCTGGGACCTGGGGGCCGCCGCCATGGGGCGGGGCTGA
- the mshL gene encoding pilus (MSHA type) biogenesis protein MshL, which translates to MTTIKITGALALSLVLTACSNNPLMRSATATSTDAADAIDQSLEEATQPEPAAPTSTEPSAKLPADVSAALLPPLSGGADLDERFDVNARGVPAASFFESLVEGTRYNVVVHPDVTTSVDLRLGDVTVPEVMDIAGDLYGLDIRRNGRLFRVQADQVQTRMFPIDYLHFKRKGGSETRVSSGQVTGARSGSSGSSNSNGDSTGSGDTRNLVGTTISTETASDFWKDIQSALSMIVGGGDGQQVIVNPGAGLVMVRAGSEDLRMVEEYLRRTELIMQRQVILEAKILEIALNEGYQQGINWSDIQSASSITASDGLPEDFTAQALAGQVIQTSDIGGLFSASVRAGDFTGLIELLGKQGNVQILSSPRISTVNNQKAVIKVGTDEFFVTDIDFDDNNSAVTATDSTSTSVELTPFFSGISLDVTPQISESGVITLHVHPSVSEVTDQEKVITIGERDVTLPLASSTVRETDSVIRAESGQIVVIGGLIQNSSEDNNSAVPFFSEIPLVGELFKQRRFQSRKSELVILLRPVVAGTPEMNADVSASRERMNVLRELLQSSESVTPEPEKAVR; encoded by the coding sequence ATGACAACCATTAAAATCACAGGTGCACTGGCGTTGAGCCTGGTGTTGACGGCGTGCAGTAACAACCCATTGATGCGCTCGGCAACGGCTACCTCAACCGATGCTGCGGACGCTATTGACCAAAGTCTTGAAGAGGCCACGCAACCAGAACCGGCGGCGCCAACATCCACCGAGCCTTCAGCGAAATTACCTGCGGACGTAAGCGCAGCATTGCTGCCGCCACTGTCCGGCGGCGCGGATCTGGACGAACGTTTTGACGTCAATGCCCGGGGCGTGCCTGCCGCAAGCTTTTTCGAATCGCTGGTCGAGGGGACACGCTACAACGTGGTGGTTCATCCCGATGTCACAACCAGTGTCGATCTGCGACTCGGTGATGTCACCGTGCCGGAGGTGATGGATATTGCCGGAGACCTGTATGGTCTGGATATCCGTCGCAATGGCCGGCTGTTCCGGGTTCAGGCGGATCAGGTCCAGACGCGGATGTTCCCGATTGATTACCTGCACTTCAAACGCAAGGGCGGCTCCGAGACCCGCGTAAGTTCCGGGCAGGTGACGGGTGCGCGCAGTGGTAGTTCCGGGAGTTCTAATAGTAATGGCGACAGCACAGGTTCCGGCGACACCCGCAACCTGGTGGGAACGACCATTTCCACGGAAACGGCGTCGGATTTCTGGAAGGATATTCAAAGTGCCCTGAGCATGATTGTCGGTGGCGGTGATGGCCAACAGGTGATCGTCAATCCGGGTGCCGGTCTGGTAATGGTCCGGGCCGGTTCCGAGGATTTGCGCATGGTTGAGGAGTATCTGCGCCGCACTGAGCTGATTATGCAGCGTCAGGTGATCCTGGAAGCCAAGATTCTGGAGATCGCGCTTAACGAGGGCTACCAGCAGGGCATTAACTGGTCGGATATTCAGAGCGCGTCCAGCATTACCGCCTCGGATGGTTTACCGGAGGATTTCACCGCGCAGGCCTTGGCGGGCCAGGTCATTCAGACATCCGATATCGGGGGCCTGTTTTCTGCCAGCGTGCGCGCCGGCGATTTTACCGGCCTGATCGAGCTGCTCGGGAAGCAGGGCAATGTGCAGATTCTCTCCAGTCCCCGGATTTCAACGGTGAATAACCAGAAGGCGGTCATCAAAGTCGGTACCGACGAGTTTTTTGTCACCGATATTGATTTTGATGACAACAACTCCGCCGTTACAGCCACAGATTCAACATCAACCTCCGTGGAGTTGACCCCGTTCTTCTCGGGCATTTCGCTGGATGTCACTCCCCAGATTTCTGAAAGCGGCGTGATCACCCTGCACGTACACCCCTCCGTCAGTGAGGTGACCGATCAGGAAAAGGTGATCACCATTGGCGAGCGTGACGTCACGCTGCCCTTGGCCAGCAGCACCGTTCGTGAAACCGACAGCGTGATCCGCGCCGAGAGTGGCCAGATTGTTGTGATCGGTGGTCTGATCCAGAACTCCAGTGAGGACAACAATTCCGCGGTTCCCTTCTTCAGCGAGATCCCGCTGGTGGGCGAATTGTTCAAGCAGCGGAGATTCCAGTCGCGCAAGAGTGAGTTGGTCATTCTTCTGCGACCGGTTGTCGCCGGAACGCCGGAGATGAACGCGGACGTGTCCGCCAGCCGGGAGCGCATGAATGTGCTGCGCGAGTTGCTGCAGTCATCTGAATCCGTCACACCGGAACCGGAGAAAGCCGTTCGATAG
- a CDS encoding MSHA biogenesis protein MshN: MSLLNDALRAAEQRQNRPEVAAAYAGQSQSRGRPRSVFWAVILLFAAGLVGASVFWFMTRTGSEEMPVEVSASPAPKTIMAPPIDKDAGTEKSSVDSQSVAGGPDTIEPAVSGIENEPVSQLPPSPEPPAVVQPEPTAREAAETVVSEPTPETVRRQTSEPEGAVSEPMVAESKPAQETEAPTPSVKQVRETPEAIDRRVSRELASLLRSGDTLEAEQKLQELAATQAAIASRGVFARQMLVQEMPDRALAWLPESVTNGDAGLRLLRARALHAKGKLPDAIATLESSVPAVRQSVEYRVTLATLLQQAGRNNEAARHWSALIAEDDSRAAWWVGLAIALETGGEINSAVRAYSQAAQLPGLSPSLADYVRERLKSLQAG, encoded by the coding sequence ATGAGCCTCCTGAACGATGCCCTGCGTGCTGCAGAACAACGTCAGAACCGACCGGAGGTGGCTGCGGCCTATGCCGGGCAGTCGCAATCGCGGGGCCGCCCGCGTTCCGTATTCTGGGCGGTCATATTGCTCTTCGCCGCGGGCTTGGTTGGCGCGTCTGTCTTCTGGTTCATGACTCGGACCGGCAGTGAAGAGATGCCTGTCGAGGTGAGCGCCTCGCCAGCGCCGAAAACCATCATGGCACCGCCAATTGATAAGGATGCCGGAACCGAAAAGAGTTCAGTTGATTCTCAGTCTGTGGCTGGTGGGCCAGATACCATCGAGCCAGCTGTGTCCGGGATCGAGAATGAGCCGGTCAGCCAGCTGCCACCATCTCCTGAGCCCCCTGCCGTGGTACAGCCTGAACCCACAGCCAGGGAAGCAGCCGAGACGGTCGTGTCAGAGCCAACGCCCGAAACGGTTAGACGTCAGACTTCCGAGCCTGAAGGCGCTGTCAGTGAGCCCATGGTGGCAGAGAGCAAACCTGCCCAGGAGACAGAGGCACCAACGCCGTCGGTGAAGCAGGTCCGTGAGACGCCCGAAGCTATCGATCGCCGGGTTAGCCGCGAACTGGCGTCTTTACTCAGAAGCGGGGATACCCTGGAAGCCGAGCAAAAATTGCAGGAACTGGCCGCGACTCAGGCGGCGATTGCCAGCCGGGGAGTATTCGCGCGTCAGATGTTGGTTCAGGAAATGCCGGACAGGGCACTGGCATGGCTTCCGGAATCGGTGACGAACGGTGATGCCGGTCTGCGACTTCTCAGGGCCCGGGCGCTCCACGCCAAGGGCAAGCTGCCTGACGCAATCGCTACCCTAGAAAGCAGTGTGCCTGCTGTCCGCCAGAGCGTGGAATATCGGGTAACCCTGGCAACCTTGCTACAGCAGGCAGGCCGCAATAACGAGGCGGCCCGACACTGGTCGGCCCTGATTGCCGAGGACGACAGCCGCGCGGCCTGGTGGGTGGGCCTTGCGATTGCCCTGGAGACGGGCGGGGAGATCAATAGTGCGGTTCGGGCCTACAGCCAGGCCGCCCAGTTACCCGGGCTTTCGCCTTCCCTGGCGGATTATGTTCGTGAACGACTGAAATCTTTGCAGGCGGGATGA
- the gspM gene encoding type II secretion system protein GspM, translating to MTDASNTSLARAAQWYNLRPIRERALILLTALVLVLVVVWELAVTPLQQRHQSLENRLQMLSSSRDDLLAQQQTLNAQLATDPSRELRNQLNARQQRLERLDQQIADTTGQLIAPTAMVALLRNILAAQESLELQALELQTPTPVFAPDAPEQSSQEPQSAPEPLLYAHDVELRIKGSYLDVLKYLQRLEAMDERLGWIRLEYSAGDWPSGEAVIRVQTLSLDQAWLGV from the coding sequence ATGACGGATGCGTCCAACACCTCCCTGGCACGAGCGGCGCAGTGGTATAACCTGCGCCCGATTCGTGAGCGGGCCCTGATTCTGCTCACGGCGCTGGTGCTTGTCCTGGTTGTCGTCTGGGAGCTTGCGGTTACGCCATTGCAGCAACGGCACCAGAGCCTGGAGAATCGCCTCCAGATGCTGTCCTCCAGTCGGGATGACCTGCTGGCGCAGCAACAGACGCTTAATGCACAGCTAGCGACCGATCCCTCCCGGGAACTGCGCAATCAGCTAAACGCCCGGCAACAGAGACTGGAACGGCTCGATCAGCAGATCGCGGATACCACGGGGCAACTGATCGCGCCCACAGCGATGGTGGCACTGCTCAGGAATATTCTGGCAGCCCAGGAGTCGCTGGAGTTGCAGGCACTCGAGCTACAGACTCCAACCCCGGTTTTCGCACCGGATGCACCGGAGCAGTCGTCTCAGGAGCCGCAGTCGGCGCCTGAGCCACTGCTGTATGCCCACGATGTCGAGCTCCGGATCAAGGGGAGCTATCTCGATGTACTGAAGTACCTGCAGCGGCTGGAGGCGATGGATGAGCGCCTCGGCTGGATCAGGCTGGAATACAGCGCGGGAGACTGGCCCTCGGGTGAGGCCGTCATCAGGGTGCAAACGCTGAGCCTGGACCAGGCCTGGCTGGGGGTATGA
- the ssb gene encoding single-stranded DNA-binding protein: MARGVNKVILIGNLGQDPDTRYTPNGNAVVNLNLATDESYKDRQTGQLVPKTEWHRVVMFGKIAEVAGQYLRKGSKVYIEGKLQTRKWQNKEGQDVYTTEVVVDINGQMQMLDSRGGEGGMSQGAPAGRPQQSGYNAPAGQQNNPPPQSGGYSNQPSQGSMPEPVDDFDDDIPF, translated from the coding sequence ATGGCACGAGGCGTAAACAAGGTAATCCTAATCGGTAATCTGGGGCAGGACCCGGATACCCGCTACACCCCCAACGGTAATGCCGTAGTAAACCTGAACCTTGCAACAGACGAAAGCTACAAGGATCGTCAGACCGGTCAGCTGGTGCCAAAAACCGAATGGCACCGGGTTGTCATGTTCGGCAAGATCGCCGAAGTTGCGGGACAGTACCTGCGTAAGGGCTCGAAGGTTTATATTGAGGGTAAGCTTCAGACCCGCAAATGGCAAAACAAGGAAGGGCAGGATGTCTATACCACCGAGGTTGTGGTGGATATCAATGGCCAGATGCAGATGCTGGACAGCCGTGGCGGCGAAGGCGGAATGAGCCAGGGCGCGCCGGCAGGACGGCCTCAGCAGTCCGGCTACAACGCGCCAGCTGGACAGCAGAACAATCCGCCACCGCAATCCGGTGGCTACAGTAACCAGCCTTCGCAGGGCAGTATGCCCGAACCGGTTGACGATTTTGATGATGACATTCCGTTCTGA
- a CDS encoding MFS transporter: MNALEKRSVFALASVYAMRMLGLFMVLPVFMLLGEDLKDATPALLGFAIGAYGLSQALLQIPFGMLSDRVGRKRMIYIGLVLFAAGSLLAGATDSIYVVIAGRILQGAGAIASVLMALLSDLTREEERTKAMATVGITIGLSFSVSLVLGPLLGAWWGLSGIFYATAALAVVALVIVNRVVPTPHQHKTSPDTHPAREMLGRVLSDGRLLRLDFGIFALHLVLTALFLVFPSMLQEQFGLASSSHWWFYLSVMVTSFFAMVPFIIIGEKKRRMKPVLCGAIALLTLATAGFTGVSSSLVAAWAVLFFFFMAFNLLEASLPSLISKEAPAASKGTAMGVYSTSQFMGAFLGGAFGGYLLEVAGLQGVLWFMVVVLGLWLMIALTMPAPGHTTSFVVQLQQVMNDQYDDIDDNLRRLPGVRDVVIVEDAATAYLKVDRQQFDEALLADFSFVRQANHS, from the coding sequence ATGAATGCGCTGGAAAAACGCTCCGTATTCGCCTTGGCGTCTGTTTACGCCATGCGCATGCTCGGACTGTTCATGGTGCTGCCGGTATTCATGTTGCTGGGCGAAGATCTCAAGGATGCAACGCCCGCACTGCTGGGTTTCGCTATAGGCGCATATGGGCTCAGTCAGGCCCTGTTGCAGATTCCTTTCGGCATGCTGTCTGATCGGGTTGGCCGAAAGCGCATGATCTATATCGGGCTGGTACTTTTCGCCGCAGGCAGTTTGCTGGCCGGAGCCACGGACTCCATATACGTTGTAATTGCCGGTCGGATTCTTCAGGGCGCCGGTGCGATCGCCAGTGTGCTGATGGCGCTGCTCAGTGACCTGACTCGCGAGGAAGAGCGGACCAAGGCCATGGCAACGGTAGGGATCACCATCGGCCTGTCGTTTTCGGTATCGCTGGTTCTTGGGCCCCTTCTAGGAGCCTGGTGGGGGCTGTCCGGGATCTTCTACGCCACGGCAGCACTGGCCGTGGTGGCGCTGGTGATCGTCAACCGCGTGGTTCCGACGCCCCATCAGCACAAGACCAGCCCCGACACGCATCCTGCCCGGGAGATGCTGGGGCGCGTGCTTTCAGACGGTCGTCTTCTCCGGTTGGATTTCGGTATCTTCGCACTGCATCTGGTTCTGACCGCCTTGTTTCTGGTGTTTCCCTCCATGCTTCAGGAGCAGTTTGGCCTTGCCAGCAGTTCACACTGGTGGTTTTACCTGAGCGTGATGGTCACCTCTTTCTTCGCCATGGTCCCGTTCATCATCATTGGCGAGAAAAAACGCAGGATGAAACCGGTGCTTTGCGGGGCGATTGCCTTGCTGACATTGGCTACTGCCGGGTTTACCGGTGTTTCCAGCAGCCTTGTTGCGGCATGGGCTGTGCTGTTTTTCTTCTTCATGGCCTTCAACCTGCTTGAGGCCAGCCTGCCGTCATTGATCAGCAAGGAGGCGCCGGCTGCGAGCAAAGGCACGGCAATGGGGGTCTACTCCACCTCCCAGTTCATGGGCGCGTTTCTGGGGGGCGCATTTGGCGGCTACCTCCTGGAGGTGGCCGGGCTGCAGGGCGTGCTCTGGTTCATGGTGGTGGTGCTGGGCCTCTGGCTGATGATAGCGCTCACCATGCCCGCGCCCGGCCACACCACAAGTTTCGTGGTACAGTTGCAGCAGGTAATGAACGACCAGTACGACGACATCGATGACAATCTCCGCCGCCTTCCGGGTGTTCGGGATGTGGTGATTGTGGAAGACGCTGCCACCGCCTATCTTAAGGTGGATCGTCAGCAATTTGATGAAGCGTTACTTGCGGACTTTTCCTTTGTCCGGCAGGCTAACCATTCTTGA